In the Cerasicoccus sp. TK19100 genome, AATAACTTCTGGGCGAATGACGAAACGATTTCCATAAAACGTGATTTAAGCTGGTTACTTCAATGAGTTTTTCCAGTAGCACAAAATGGACCAAAGTCAGCAAGCGCAGAAAATGCGCCTTAGGTTAAATTCGTGTGACGCAAGCAGATCGACAGCGTCTGGCAGTTTGTCGATAGGCATAGCCCAATGCCATCAGCGCAATGACCGATGTAAAGTAAGAAGGCTCGGGAATCGGAGTCACCGAAACGTTGTCCCAGGCGGGAGAAGCGGTCGCCGCGCCTTCGGGTATCGACCAACCAACAACGTCGTCTTCCGAGCCAACATTCTGCGCCACACCGATATCAAAAAACGTTAAAGCGGTTTCCGACGAGCTAGCAGTGAACTGCACTTGATAAGTCGCGACGCCGTCCACGCCTACCTGAATGAACATTGGCGCATAGCCATCGATCAGTAGCCCGGAGATGCCGTCCACCGTCGAAGTAGCTGAAGTAGGATCATATGGCGTCAGGCCAAATAGATCAAACTGCAGCACATAACTCTGCCCGATCTCTGTCGCGATCGTTTGAGCCCAGCCTAAATTATACTCGAAGGTAAAGGTTACATCGTTCGTTAGAATTCCATTTCCATTAAATGCTGGCTCATCGCTGGCTTCGTAGATCAATTTTTGAGATATATACTCATTTGTTCGAAGGTATTCTTTGCTTATTGGACTGACCCATAGCTCTTGAAATGCGAAATAAACGTCGCTTCCTGAAAAAGGCCAATGAGTAAAAATATATCCTGTACCGTGAGTTATTTCAATGTCACTAAAATCCCCATTCAGGATCAAATTCTCCGCCGGATTTAGCGCATAACCGGAAACCACGCTCGGCTTGCTTGATGCCGGGTCGTTGCGAATTTGGATCGAAGCTGCCGCCGATGGTGCCGCCATGGCTGCCGCAACCAGCACCGCGCCACCCACTACTGCCGGGCGCTTCACGGGCTCTTGCTCCTTGAGCAAGTCAGGGTTCAATAACTTCTGGGCGAATGACGAAACAATCTCCATATAACGTGATTTAAGCTGGTTACTTCAATGATTTCTCACATTAGCACAAAATGGACCAAAGTCAGCAAGCGCAGAGAATGTGCCTTAGGTTAAATTCATGTGACGCAAGAATCGCGGCGGCGACATCACCTCCACAGATGCATTCCAGCCGGGTGGCCCTTCACACTTGAAAAATGGCGGCGCGGGCGTTTGTCTAAACGATTAGCATGAGCCAGGCACTCGACAGCACATCCGCTCCAACCATTTCGCGCACCCGCGTGCGGCGACGCGCGGCGCTGCATACACTTGGCTGTCGGCTCAACCAAAGCGAAACGATGATCCTACGCGAAAAGCTCATTGCGCAGGGCTTTGACATCGTGGACTTTGGGGACGAAGCCGATTTGGCGATCATCAACACCTGCACCGTTACCCGGCTCGCGGATTCCAAGTGCCGCCAGGCGATCCGCGGCTTCATCCGGCGCAACCCCGAGGCCTACACCGCCGTCGTGGGCTGCTATTCACAGATGGGGGCCAAGGAGATTGCCGGCATCGAGGGCGTGGACCTCATCCTCGGCAACCACGACAAAATGAACGTGCTGGAATACATCGGTGAGGCCGAGAAGAACCTGGCGCCGGTGATCGTCCGTGAACGCATCGACCGCGACGACTTCACCATGCACTTTGCGGGCGAGACGCCCTTCGAGTGGCGCGCGAATTTAAAAATCCAGGACGGCTGCGACTTCATGTGCAGCTTTTGCATCATCCCGTTTGCACGGGGTCGCGCGCGCAGTCGCGAGTTTGGCGACCTCATGGCCGAGGCCCGCCATCAGGTGGAGCGCGGGGTAAAGGAGCTCGTGCTAACGGGAGTCAACATCGGCACCTACCAGCACAGCGACCGCTCAGTGCTGGAAGTCGTCGACGCATTATCCAATTTGCCCGGTCTGGAGCGCGTGCGCATTAGCAGCATCGAGCCGACCACGATTCCCGTCGAGCTGTTCGACCGCATGAACGACCCGGCGCACGCGCTAATGCCCTACCTGCACATTCCTTTGCAAAGCGGCTCGGACAAGGTGCTCACCGAGATGCGCCGCCGCTACGACATCGCCGAGTGGGAGGCCTTCGTCAATGATGCCGCCGCGCGTGTGCCCGGCATTTGCATCGGCACGGACATTATGGTCGGTTTCCCTGGCGAGACGGAAAACGACTTTGCCGAAAGCTGCCGCGTGCTGACGGAGAACCCCCTCGCCTACGGCCACGTCTTCACCTACTCCGAGCGCGGCAACACCCCCGCTGCCCGCCGCGACGACCATGTGCCGATGGAGGAACGCCATCGCCGCAGCGCCCGACTGCGCCGTCTGTCCTCCGAGCGTCGCTACGCCTTTTACGAAAGCAACCTCGGCCGCGAAACCGAGGTGCTCTTCGAAGACCCGCGCGAAAACACCGCCAGCGGTCTCACGGATAACTACGTGCGCGTCGTCCTCAGCGGCGATGGCCTCAGCGGCAAAACCGCCGCCGAGCTCCGTAACGAATTTGCCCGCGTCCGCCTGGAGCGCGTGACTGCGGACTTCGTCGAGGGCAAGTTGATTGGCTAAATTTCGGCCGCCTCCAACGGGCCGACCCATGCCTTGCCCAGCAGCTCTTTCAAGCGCTCGGCGGATGTGGCAGAGGTCTTGGCAATGAAGCCGCGGGCGTGCGTGAAGTGCACGTCGGCTTCCTCCGAAACACGGGTAAACTCCATCGTCGCACTGTCGTTGAAGCGCCGCAGGCCATGGCCTTCGCTGCGGTTGTCCGGGTAGGCAATGGCAACGACGGAATCGTCCTTGCCCAGAGCCTTCAGGTGGAAGCCAACGCCAGATGCCGAATCGCCCAAAGGCGCGTTGCGCTCCAGGATGGCAAACACCTCAAACTGCGCACCGTCGGCCTCGATGGTCCACAGCTCACCATGCTTAGCGAGAAACTCCAACTGCTGCGCCATGCCACGCACATAGCCGGCCCATTCCGTTCCCATCGCGCGCATGACTTCCCATAGCGGCTCACCGGGACGGTGCTCACGCTGGGCTGCAAAGAGACGCAAAATCGTCGGATCGATGGGCGAATCCAGTCGGCGCATTTGCTCCGGGGTCACACCGATCCACTCGCCAGTTTCCTTCGGGCCGAGACAGTCGAAGCGCTCCGTCGACTCCAGCCAGTCGCAGAATTGCTTGGCGTGCTCATAGAGGCCGAGCCGCATCAGCACCAGCGACAGCGCACAAGTCGGCGTGGCGTCACGGGGAAACTGATGGTGGTCGAAGTTGCTCAGCTCCGGCTCATGACGATGCCCGATGTCCACCA is a window encoding:
- the mtaB gene encoding tRNA (N(6)-L-threonylcarbamoyladenosine(37)-C(2))-methylthiotransferase MtaB, producing the protein MSQALDSTSAPTISRTRVRRRAALHTLGCRLNQSETMILREKLIAQGFDIVDFGDEADLAIINTCTVTRLADSKCRQAIRGFIRRNPEAYTAVVGCYSQMGAKEIAGIEGVDLILGNHDKMNVLEYIGEAEKNLAPVIVRERIDRDDFTMHFAGETPFEWRANLKIQDGCDFMCSFCIIPFARGRARSREFGDLMAEARHQVERGVKELVLTGVNIGTYQHSDRSVLEVVDALSNLPGLERVRISSIEPTTIPVELFDRMNDPAHALMPYLHIPLQSGSDKVLTEMRRRYDIAEWEAFVNDAAARVPGICIGTDIMVGFPGETENDFAESCRVLTENPLAYGHVFTYSERGNTPAARRDDHVPMEERHRRSARLRRLSSERRYAFYESNLGRETEVLFEDPRENTASGLTDNYVRVVLSGDGLSGKTAAELRNEFARVRLERVTADFVEGKLIG
- a CDS encoding MYG1 family protein encodes the protein MDLDKIITHGGGSHRDEFLACCLLISECAAPIERRDPTEDELADPRIAVVDIGHRHEPELSNFDHHQFPRDATPTCALSLVLMRLGLYEHAKQFCDWLESTERFDCLGPKETGEWIGVTPEQMRRLDSPIDPTILRLFAAQREHRPGEPLWEVMRAMGTEWAGYVRGMAQQLEFLAKHGELWTIEADGAQFEVFAILERNAPLGDSASGVGFHLKALGKDDSVVAIAYPDNRSEGHGLRRFNDSATMEFTRVSEEADVHFTHARGFIAKTSATSAERLKELLGKAWVGPLEAAEI